The following are from one region of the Nicotiana tomentosiformis chromosome 7, ASM39032v3, whole genome shotgun sequence genome:
- the LOC138896372 gene encoding uncharacterized protein, with the protein MAHEEMIQRMKSLEQQLKNMQGLAGQKSIAFKDLCMFPDVRLPLGFKTPKFEKYDGHGDPIAHLKRYCNQLRGAGGKEELLMAYFGESLTGVASEWFMDQDTSRWYVWDDMALAFVKQFQYNIDITPDRNSFSNLKKKPTESFREYAIKWREQAASVKPPMDDHELITVFLQDQEPDYFQNMMSVVDKSFSEAIKMGEMVENGLKTGKIINQAVLKAATQAVQIESVNFSDTYGKDKETMMTSGLRRGPRRTSRRFEQPRLVSYDSPEHYYPPQNPQYSFAPPQYVVPPPRHPRRRAPAP; encoded by the coding sequence ATGGCACATGAAGAAATGATCCAAAGAATGAAAAGCTTAGAACAACAGTTGAAAAACATGCAAGGGTTGGCAGGTCAGAAGAGTATTGCCTTCAAGGATCTATGTATGTTCCCCGATGTTcgtttgccacttggtttcaagactcccaaatttgaaaagtatgatggacacggagACCCCATAGCCCAcctgaaaaggtattgcaatcaaCTAAGAGGTGCGGGAGGAAAGGAAGAAttattgatggcttattttggggaaagtcttacgggagtagcctccgaatggtttaTGGATCAAGACACATCTCGCTGGtatgtctgggatgacatggccctTGCCTTTGTCAAACAGTTCCAATACAACATCGACATCACCCCAGACCGCAATTCCTTTTCCAACCTGAAGAAGAAACCAACTGAAAGTTTCAGggaatatgccattaaatggagagagcaagcggctagtgttaagccacccatggatgaccATGAGCTAATCACTGTCTTCCTGCAGGATCAAGAGccagattattttcaaaacatgatgtccgTAGTTGACAAATCTTTCTCGGAAGCAATCAAAATGGgggaaatggttgagaatggccttAAGACAGGCAAAATTATAAATCAAGCAGTTCTCAAAGCCGCAACTCAAGCTGTCCAGATTGAATCTGTTAATTTTAGTGACACGTATGGGAAGGATAAAGAAACCATGATGACGTCAGGGTTGAGAAGAGGTCCTAGGAGAACATCCCGAAGGTTTGAGCAGCCTCGTCTGGTTTCCTATGATTCCCCTGAGCACTACTACCCACCTCAGAACCCACAATACTCTTTTGCTCCACCTCAGTATGTTGTCCCTCCACCAAGACACCCCAGAAGGCGAGCACCAGCACCATAA